GTGTTTTTGGAATTGACGCCCCTGAAATGGTTCAGCAAAACAAGGCTAGAGCTAAAAAGAGAAGTGGGCACATGGGACGCAGCACTCACGAACAGCCTGTTGAGTAAACCAGGAACGGCTATTTTTTGTCCTTTCATGAGCGCTTTAAAACCAAATTTTGCGACTTCTTCAGCGCTCATTCCATTTTTAAAATTAATTTTTGCATGAATGTTAGAACGAGTCCGAAACTCAGTATTTGTGGTTCCTGGGCAAAGCGTTGTGACTTTTATACCGTATTTTTTATTTTCATGGCGTAATGAACTAGAAAATGAAAGTAAAAATGCTTTACATGCTCCATAAACAGATTGATATGGTACAGGGGTAAAAGAATAAACTGAGGCGACGTTAAGAATATAACCAAAATTCTTTTGAATCATAGAAGGTAAAACAATTTTAGTTAAAGCTAATGTAACATCAATTTGAATTCGTACCATATCAAGTTCTTTTTGAATATCTGTTTGTTTAAAACTGCCATGAACTCCAAAACCTGCATTGTTAATTAAAGCATCGATTGTGATTTGTTCAGTTAATAGAAAATTTTCAATTTCATTTATAGAGCTTAATTTTGTCAAATCTGCTGGTAGAACATAAACAGTTGAATTAAAATTTTCTTTAGCATAGTGGGCGAGATCCTGGAGTCTTTGCTGATCTCGAGCAACGGCAACAATATCAAATCCTTCTTGAATAAAAACTTTTGCAATTGCATAACCTATTCCGCTAGAAGCTCCGGTTATTAAAGCAACTTGCTTTTTTGATGTATTATGTGTTTTGTTCTCGTTGATTGATTTTAATAGATTCATAAATATTTATTGTCACCTCTTTTTTTAAACTGAAGTATTGATTTTCCTGCTGCTTAATTGCAGATGAAATTTGTTGAATTAAATCTGCATAGCCTTCTCGTCCTTGTAATGATGTTTTTGGTGATATAAGATCCATACTCATATAAAAGCGAGAATTTCTTGCAGGATAATTAGAATAAATTTCCTGTTTATCACCTCTTAAATAAATACACAAAACATTACAATTAGGAACTCCTTGCAAAATTTTTCCAACTCCATAAGTAAGTTTTTTAGACTCAAATTTACCGGTGCGGCTTCTTTTGCCTTCGGGAAATATAGTTATAATTTCTCCTTTAGAAAGTAAATTTTGGCAGATAGTTAAAATTTCATTATGATGAGAAGAATCGGCATCCCTATGAATAAAAATACATTTAGCAATAAATGCAATAATTCTATAACGTAATTTTTTTCCAAAAAAGTCTCCAGCGGGTAAATTCCACGAAAAATATCGAAAATTAAAAATATACCAGGTGGGGGGTGCGAGTGCCCAAATTATGAGACAGGAGTCAATAAAAGTTAAATGATTTGGACAGATTATTAATGGTTTATTTTGTTTTACAAGTTTTTTAAATTTTTTGCGAATAAATTTTACATTTTCAATTTTATAGTTTAGAATATATTTAAATATAAAAATAAGAGAATAGAAAAATGGAATTAAAACTATAAAACTAATAAATTTTTGAATTGCTAATCTTTTATTTGTATATTTTACAAAAATATTATTTTTTTCTAGCGTAGAATTTCTATTTATGAGAGCTTTAGAAGACAGATTATGACGACCACTATTTTGCATTATCTAACCTCCTATTTTTATTAGAATTTGATAATATTTGATTTTTAAGAATTGTAAATAATAATAACAATATTTTTTCAGTATGGATAATTCATACTGAAAAAATATTGAATGAGATTTTGATTGGTTTTGAGGAGTCAATAATTGATGTTATACTTTTAAAAAAGGGAATCTATATGTCTATTTTTTTGGGCAAATATTTTTGTTTAACAAACACTATTATATGTCTATTTCTTGTTTATTCATGTACGTCTGATGATTCTGTAAATTCAAATTCAAAAACCGCTTTGCGTTCTACTGTTACATGTGCAACAGGTGATTCTGAATCTGTTGAATACCCTGTTTGTTCTTATAATTTAAAAGAGGGAAAAGTTTGTTCAGTCACTTTAGAACAAATTCGCCCAGGGCAGTTTAATTATGGTGAAGAATATGTATACAAAATTGTAAAAAAATATCTTAAAAATATAAAAAAAAATCAAGAAATGTATTGTAAAAAACCACTTAATATTGTAATAGGACCTTCATTTAATCAAGGTTATTTTCTTACTGATGGACATCATAGAGCAAAGAGTATAGAAATTTTTAAAACTGAGCATAACATTGAATACTTATTATTATTTAAAATTGAAAGAAATTATTTTATTAACAATTATGTTAAAAATAATGAAGAATTTTGGAAAGATATGGAAAAAAACAATTATGTTTATCTTAAAGATAAGGGACAGTTAAGATCTGCAGAAGAGCTACCAAAAAAAATGAGTGAACTTACAAATGATCCTTTACGATCATTGTTAGCTTATGTTGCTGAAGATGGGCTAAAATTTTGTTTTAATACAAAGAGTCCAACTTATGGAAATTTTGCTGAGTTTAAATGGGCCGAATATTTTAGAAGATTTAACGAACTTAGTGAATATCATGATGGTAGCAATTACTGCGACTATAGACAAAAAATTATTAACCTTAAAAGTTTAGGTAATATCTGCAAACTACCTCAAGCAATAGATTTGCCTGGATTTTCATTAGAAAAAATTAGCGATAATAAAGAAAAAATAGTTAATTGTAATTAATTATTTAATTATGTTAAAAATTATAAAAAATCAGATAAAATATGTCTAATAATACATATTGAAGTTTGGAAAAATATATAATTCATTTAAAAATTCTTGATTTTATTAGATTATTGTGGTTTTGTTTTATCTCCTTCATATTCTGTTTGTAATTTTTGAGTATGGTAATAAAAGGAGATAAGTAGAATGCGTAATATTAAAATTAATTTTAATAAATTATCTATTTTAATTATACCACAATTTTTTTTTATTGGTTGCAAATCTACTTTTGCGAATATGATAAAAAATAATGATTATGTATATTGTAAAAAAAATAATGAAAAATTAGAAAAAAGCTATCCTAAATGTTCACAAATCACAGATGTAAATCAAATTTGTATTCTAAGTACTTCTGATTTAAGACCAACTCAATTTAACATTGGTCAAGAATATGTTAATACTTTATTTAAAAAAGTTACAAATAATCCTCAAAGAATAAAAAACTTATATTGCGATAAACCATTTGATATCGTGGTTGGTCCTGATTCAGAAAATGGTTTTTTTGTAATCGATGGACATCATCGTCTAATTTTAGCAAATGAATTGTATAAAAATAAAAACTATGAAATAAAACTTTTGTTTAAAGTAAAAAAGAATTATATGCTTGAAAAACCTAAAATAAGTAAAAAAGAATTTTGGATTGATATGAAAAATAATAATTTTGTTTACTTAAAAGATAAGGGTGAATCAAAAGATTTTAATGAATTGCCCACAACAATAAACAATCTTACAAATGATCCATATCGATCTTTGGTTGGTTTTATAGCTGATGATAGATCTAAATTTTGTTTTGATAAAAATTTAGAAAGTTTTTCAAATTACGCAGAATTTTATTGGGCAGATTATTTTAGAAAATTTAATGGCTTAATTAAGTATGAGGACTTTACATCTTATAAAGACTTTAAAAATAAAATAATTTATTTTAATATCAACAAAAATAATATAATAAAAAATATTTGCAAAATTAAATTAGCTTCAGATCTTCCTGGTTATACAAAACAGGATAACATAGAAGGAACTTTAGTTGTTGATGAATATACTAATATTCATCGTTCACCTAAGAATTTTCGATCATCTGAACAAATTTTAATGCATCAAGACCTAAATAAAATTGGTGTAGATAATTTGCATATCTCTGGTAGTGCTCAGTTTTCTAAGGAAGAATTGCGTTGGATTATTAATAATACTAAAAAAAATATCCTTGTAGTTGATTTAAGACAAGAGCCACATGGATTTATAAATAATTATCCAGTTACTTGGACAAATAATAATAATTGGATAAATATTGATCAATTAAAAAATAATATTTTAATTGACGAGGCGCATAGGCTTCGTGAACTCTATGATTTAAAATATATTCAAATCCCACGAGCTAAAGATTATAAAAATGATACAATTAATAAAAATGGTCTTATTCGATTTGATATAGTTTCTGCAGAACGTGAAGATCAAATAGTTAATGAATTGAAAGCTAAGTATTTTAGAATCACTGTTTCTGATCATAATAGACCATCTGACTCAGATGTCGACGAATTTTTAAAATTGGTAAAAAACTTAGATTCAAATACATGGATTCATTTTCATTGTAGGGGCGGTAAAGGTCGTACTACAACTTTTTTGTTAATGTTTGATATACTTAAAAATGCTAAAAGTGTTTCATATGATGATATATTAAAAAGGCAAACTAAAATTTTTCCAATATATATTTATCATAAAAAGAATGCAGGAAAATATAAAGAATTATACCGTGAAAGAGAGCAATTTATCAAAGAATTTTATTTATTTTCTAAAAATTATATCTCTCATTCAGATATAACATGGTCTCAATGGAAAAATATTAAAAAAAATTAGATTTAAATTAAAATTTATTTAATGTATTAAGTCTTGGTAAACACCATTGTTTAAGACCTGGTATATGTACGATTTTCCAATAATGATCCCATTCAATATTTTTTGGTGAGTATAGAAATTCTTCTTCAATAATTCTATGTTTTAATAAATTTTCAGATGTAAAGGTATAATTATAATCGTAAATAAATGGCTTATAGGCATTCATGATTAGATCAATTTTTTTGGTTTTTCTTCTAAATGAATCTAATAAACCATCAATGCCAGTTTGTGCAAAAAATTTTGTAGACTTTTTTTCTGTTTTTATTTTATTGTAAATTAAAGTGACTCTTCTTTCAAAATTTTTAATATTAGAACTCGATAGAAAATGTTTAGGAGTAATAAACATAGGTTTAGGATTTGGTAATATATAATGAACAAGTCCGTTTGAATTTTTATTCTTAAAATAATTAAAAATAAAATCTGTAGCGTGTTTTACGGATAATGGATTTATTGATGATGTAGAACATTGATAAATTTTAGAATGATTTTCTGTTAGTAACGCACTGGCAGCTATTGTTAATCCTTTTGCAACATAATCTACTGGAATAATATCAAGATTATGATTTGGTTTTGCTACAAGTAAACGATATGGTGAACTTAACATTTGGATAAAAGGAGCAGTGCCATTAAAGTCTTCATTCCAGCCAGGAAATGGGTATTTTTCTGCAGATTCAACGATGCTTGGTCTAAAAATGCAAAAACGAGAATCATTTAATTTTTCAGATAAAATTATTTCTCCTAGTGCTTTAGTATAAGTATAGGTATTTGGCCATCCTAGGCGTTCTGCGCGAAGAATTCCGAGGCTAGTTAATTCTTGATTAGTTGCATTTCTGTTCCTTGCTCCAAGGCATTCTTGCATTCCAAAGTTAAACTCTTCTTGAGCAGAAAATAAGGTACCATTAGGAGATTTTTGCGAAAGCGGTTTTTCTGAAACAATACCGTCTGCCACTCCTGCTACGTAACAGGTCGAAATGTGTAAAAGCTTTGCAGACGCAGATTTTAAAATAAAGTCACAAATATTATCCACACTTAATACATTGCTTTTTAGCATTTGATCAAGTGGAGCTATAAATCTCAAGTCTGCTGCAAAATTTAATACAATATCAACTTCGTTGAGAAGTGTTGTGTATTTTTCATTATCCATACAAAATTGATTATGGCATGCATCACCAGAAATAACTTCAAGTTTTTTTGAGTTAAATAAATTTGTACCATAGATATTACGAATATTATCAAATACAGGAGAGGTTAAATAAATTTTTTCAAATCTTGCAACGCCATCTATTTGCTTATTTGGTCTTACAAGTACAAAAATTTTTTTTACTGAAGGGACAAATTGCAAAATCATTGATAACCATACTTTACTAATGAAACCACTGCCTCCAACTACTAAAATTGTTTTATCTTGCAATATCGAGTTTACAGAGAAATTAGACAAAGACATAAACGCCATCCTTTCTTGCACATTTTTGCTGACCAATATTTGGTCTAGAGAATATTTTTTTAATTAAAAATAGAGCCACAATGAATTAAAGCAAATTAGCAAGTAATTAGGTTGGCATATTGCCATTGTTCTTTCAAGTAAGAAGCAAAAAATTAAATTAAAATTGCCAAGTACCAGCAAAATTTATGTAAGGTGACAGCCAGTGTTTTGCAGGAATATTGGCGTCAGAATTTCCAGATTGAATTGTGTTAATATAACTTGTTGAAATATCTATTCCTAAGCTTCCAAGAAGAGCAAAACGTCCTGATACCATTTGTTGTGAAGACTCATAAGACATTGATGCTGCCATTTTGATTCCAAAATTCTGTTCTATTTTTTGTAATGATAAATTATCATAATTAAATAATAGTTGATTTTGTGTATAAAAAGGCTCGAGCAAAGCATAAAGTCTAAGTGGTTGTGCAAAGCCAGTTTGTGAACTATTCCAGTTTGCAACTTCAAGATGAGCTGGTAATGATATTTGATAAATCGGATATTTTTGAGAAATTCTATAAAAGTAACTTGCTGTATCTGAAAATGTATTATGGTCTGCAGAGTTTAAACTTAATGATTGGCTATTATTTGTTTTAGACTTTCCTACAAAATATGCTTCAAAAGAAAGTCCTTGTAAGTAAATTGGTGTAATAAGCTGTGAATAATTAATTTTAGTTGTGATGCCTTGGTTAGAAATATCTAATGAATTGTAACTATAATTTAATTGACGGTAGCCAATTTGAGCATTCATATAAATTTTATTTTCAACGTCTCTCAGAACTTGAAAACCGCCAAAGGCATCAATAATATATAAAGAGCCGCCCAAAGCTTTAGAATCAAACGTTTTGCGGAAGGGAGCATAAATCATACTAAAGATATCTGATCCAACAACAATACCTCGAGTCAGCCCAAATACACATTGATCTGCGCTACATAAGATTTCTGCTTCTTCTGGATAGCTTGAAGGCAAGAGTTTTTGTGCTGCAAGTGAACGTGCTTCTGAATGGATAAAGGGGCTGAGTGATTCAGAAAAATTGCTATTATTCTTAAAGAAAGAATTTTCATTTTCGCTTGGGTACAAAGAAAAGTGAACGGTTGATAGTAAAACAGAAAGGCTACTTAAGGTGATTTTAAGATTCATAATATCCTCATGTTGTAGTTTTAAATATTTTGTTTAAAATTTTTAATGAGCAACTGCTCATTTCCAGGTGTTATACAGATATTTGGTTTATAACTCAAATACGTCTTACTTCTTCGTAATTAATAGAGCAGGGGGAATAAGAAATTTATGCTTTTTTCATTAGATAATTTAATGCACTTGAATTTGGCTAATATTGATATGATTAACTTTTTAATTTTATATTGGATATTATCAGGTATTTTGTCTCAGTTTTTATTAATGAAAATAGATAAATTTTTATTAAATAAAAATTATTATCATACAATTGAAACAATGATGTCTAGAAGAATTTTGTATTTTATTTTTGGTGGCGCTATTCTTCCTATGCTCATTTTAATTGTTCCAGCAATATTAATTTTATCTAGATTTTTTAAGTTAATTGAATCAAAACGTAATGGAAATAAAATATGAAATTGAATCATGAATCTGAAAAATATTTGTGGAATTTTGATTTGAGGAGTTTTTTGGATAGTTGTAAAATATCTAGTCAACAAACTTTTGAGAATTTAAAAAAAATTTTAAAATATTTAGAAGATCCAATTACTCGAGTTAAGGCTCGTTGTGCATTTACAGAAATATATCAATATTTTTTATCATTAGATACAAAAGAAGATATTATTAAAATTTATAACTTTACAATAGATAAATTGATTATAGATGGTAATGAATTGAGTCCAAATTCATTGTATATTTTGCAGCTCCCAAGTATTTTTTTTCCAGAAGATTGGTCTTTTACTTTTTACGAAGGGTTAGTTAGGTGCTCTGAATCAGAATTCCATCATCGAACAATCGCTGAACTTGGTTGCGGAAACGGTTGGATAAGTATAGCCTTAGCAAAAAAAACCGCCCCACTTCAAATATATGGATTAGACATCAATCCTAAAGCAATTATTTGTGCAAAAATAAATTTATTTTTAAATGCGTTAGATAATAAAGGAAATACGTTAATTGATTCTGAAGGTAAATCAATTTTAGATAGAGTGCAGTTTCACTATTCAGATTTATTAGAATACTGTTTAACACACAAAGTGAAACTTGATAAGGTTATTGGTTGTATTCCTCAAGTTCTTGCACCAGATTCTAGTGTAATTCCAAATATTGTGCCGCAAGATCTTACGGATGAATCGCTTTATGCTTTAAGTAATTATTGTGCAAAACAAGGATATATAGAAGATCAGTTTGGTTTAGGATTAATTGCTAGAGCTGTTGAAGAATCAATTGAACTCATGAAGTCGTCTGGTAAAATTATTTTAAATTTAGGCGGAAGACCAGGTAAAGCTGTACTTGAACGACTATTTACACGTCGGGGTTTTAAAACAAGTATAATTTGGCAAACCAAAATTCAACAAGCTGGAGATACAGAAATATTACCGTTGGTTGAAATAGAAAAAAATTCTTCTTATCGATTTGAGTTTTTTATGGGCTCCAATTCGCAAGAGTCAATTAGTGCAAGAACAGCTTATTTTTATACACAAAATTTTGGAAAAATTTTTCATTCATTACATGTGCTCGAAGCAGAAATGCGTGATTTCCATAAAATGAGAAAAATTTTAACCTTACTAAAAAAAGATAAATATTTTGCTGCTAGAAGTGGTTTAGATTTAACTTACGGAGATCAATCATTAGTAGACGAAAAAATGTCTTTTCTTGCTAAGCTTGCAGATAAGCTAAAAAATGATGGTGCTTTAAATTATGAAAATGTAAAAGGAGATTCTTCTTTTAGAAGACATATTGCAGAATATTTTAGAACATATTGGAGAGTACCAATTACAGCAAAATGTATTTCTATTGCTCCTTCAAGAAGTTCAATAATAAAAAATATTTTTTCGATCTATGATATAAAAAAGGCAATTGTTGAAAAAGATCTCTTTAAAGAATTACCAGAAAAATGGATTACAAATGATAACATTAATGAAAATCAAAATGTAAATGTAATTGAATCTCCAAAACAATGCGAACT
This region of Spirobacillus cienkowskii genomic DNA includes:
- a CDS encoding SDR family NAD(P)-dependent oxidoreductase, whose amino-acid sequence is MNLLKSINENKTHNTSKKQVALITGASSGIGYAIAKVFIQEGFDIVAVARDQQRLQDLAHYAKENFNSTVYVLPADLTKLSSINEIENFLLTEQITIDALINNAGFGVHGSFKQTDIQKELDMVRIQIDVTLALTKIVLPSMIQKNFGYILNVASVYSFTPVPYQSVYGACKAFLLSFSSSLRHENKKYGIKVTTLCPGTTNTEFRTRSNIHAKINFKNGMSAEEVAKFGFKALMKGQKIAVPGLLNRLFVSAASHVPTSLFSSSLVLLNHFRGVNSKNT
- a CDS encoding SDR family oxidoreductase; this translates as MSLSNFSVNSILQDKTILVVGGSGFISKVWLSMILQFVPSVKKIFVLVRPNKQIDGVARFEKIYLTSPVFDNIRNIYGTNLFNSKKLEVISGDACHNQFCMDNEKYTTLLNEVDIVLNFAADLRFIAPLDQMLKSNVLSVDNICDFILKSASAKLLHISTCYVAGVADGIVSEKPLSQKSPNGTLFSAQEEFNFGMQECLGARNRNATNQELTSLGILRAERLGWPNTYTYTKALGEIILSEKLNDSRFCIFRPSIVESAEKYPFPGWNEDFNGTAPFIQMLSSPYRLLVAKPNHNLDIIPVDYVAKGLTIAASALLTENHSKIYQCSTSSINPLSVKHATDFIFNYFKNKNSNGLVHYILPNPKPMFITPKHFLSSSNIKNFERRVTLIYNKIKTEKKSTKFFAQTGIDGLLDSFRRKTKKIDLIMNAYKPFIYDYNYTFTSENLLKHRIIEEEFLYSPKNIEWDHYWKIVHIPGLKQWCLPRLNTLNKF
- a CDS encoding ParB/Srx family N-terminal domain-containing protein; this translates as MSIFLGKYFCLTNTIICLFLVYSCTSDDSVNSNSKTALRSTVTCATGDSESVEYPVCSYNLKEGKVCSVTLEQIRPGQFNYGEEYVYKIVKKYLKNIKKNQEMYCKKPLNIVIGPSFNQGYFLTDGHHRAKSIEIFKTEHNIEYLLLFKIERNYFINNYVKNNEEFWKDMEKNNYVYLKDKGQLRSAEELPKKMSELTNDPLRSLLAYVAEDGLKFCFNTKSPTYGNFAEFKWAEYFRRFNELSEYHDGSNYCDYRQKIINLKSLGNICKLPQAIDLPGFSLEKISDNKEKIVNCN
- a CDS encoding lysophospholipid acyltransferase family protein, with protein sequence MQNSGRHNLSSKALINRNSTLEKNNIFVKYTNKRLAIQKFISFIVLIPFFYSLIFIFKYILNYKIENVKFIRKKFKKLVKQNKPLIICPNHLTFIDSCLIIWALAPPTWYIFNFRYFSWNLPAGDFFGKKLRYRIIAFIAKCIFIHRDADSSHHNEILTICQNLLSKGEIITIFPEGKRSRTGKFESKKLTYGVGKILQGVPNCNVLCIYLRGDKQEIYSNYPARNSRFYMSMDLISPKTSLQGREGYADLIQQISSAIKQQENQYFSLKKEVTINIYESIKINQREQNT
- a CDS encoding ParB-like protein, which produces MRNIKINFNKLSILIIPQFFFIGCKSTFANMIKNNDYVYCKKNNEKLEKSYPKCSQITDVNQICILSTSDLRPTQFNIGQEYVNTLFKKVTNNPQRIKNLYCDKPFDIVVGPDSENGFFVIDGHHRLILANELYKNKNYEIKLLFKVKKNYMLEKPKISKKEFWIDMKNNNFVYLKDKGESKDFNELPTTINNLTNDPYRSLVGFIADDRSKFCFDKNLESFSNYAEFYWADYFRKFNGLIKYEDFTSYKDFKNKIIYFNINKNNIIKNICKIKLASDLPGYTKQDNIEGTLVVDEYTNIHRSPKNFRSSEQILMHQDLNKIGVDNLHISGSAQFSKEELRWIINNTKKNILVVDLRQEPHGFINNYPVTWTNNNNWINIDQLKNNILIDEAHRLRELYDLKYIQIPRAKDYKNDTINKNGLIRFDIVSAEREDQIVNELKAKYFRITVSDHNRPSDSDVDEFLKLVKNLDSNTWIHFHCRGGKGRTTTFLLMFDILKNAKSVSYDDILKRQTKIFPIYIYHKKNAGKYKELYREREQFIKEFYLFSKNYISHSDITWSQWKNIKKN